The window TATGGGTTTTTTTACAGTTACAAGGGTcccaaatgagaaaaaaaaaacaaatattaaaaaggaaGAGAGAGATTATACGTTTGAATTAattagaagaggaagagatagtTAGAAGAGGAAGTGACATAGTCTTATTATAAGGAGAAGAAGTTTAGTAGAACAAAACACATAAAACGAATCAACAGAAACAAAGCAGCGAAGAAGGGGAATTCGAGTTCAACAGGAGTGATGaatttggagagttttgatCAGGAGTAGAACTTAGGATTTAGGATTCAACTTTAGCTTTCTAACACGGggtttattttgtattttaaaatttatttatgcttaagaatattgtcatgatttagtatccattgcatttttatgttagttttatagttttacaatttttgtttttgtaagtgcGCCTTGTCTTGCTATGGCGCCCCCcatgcgccaaggctccaggaccgCTAGTGCCTTAGTGCGCCAtgtgcctttaataactatgtttatatatatatatatatatatatatatatatatatataattataataaccTTTCATTCTTTTTAAACGATCATTTACTAAATAAATGCGATTTAAAATTTAGTCATTTTTTCTTAACTAAATACTAATTTCTGATAAAATCATTCTCACTTTAGCGTGTACTCTTGTAATTTCATAACAGCTTACTCTAATTTTGAGTTATATTCAAATAGACATCGAATGATGCTTTGCAGCTTATAAAATGGCTCATAAATGGTCTTCAGTTGTCAGTCGAATTCTCCTtcaatattaatgatattttgcaGAGATTTTCATTTCCTTAGGGATAAATTTTGAGATAGGAAGGGGtattcttttgtatcgaaatagATATGATTGTGcttttgttatttaattttgagggcgagccttggcgcaacggtaaacgttgttgtcgtgtgaccgagaggtcacgggttcgagtcttaggagcggcctcttgccaacaaaattggcaggggaaggcttgcccccaatacacccttgtggtgggcccctccccggaccctcgcttagcggggatgCGTAGTGCACGGGGCCGCCCTTTTGCTGTAGGAAGTGGTTTCTACAATTCATTTGTAGGTTTAACTGATTTGCCTTTAGTTTTTTCCTCTATGTAATCAGTGTTGGACTTGTGCAGCTTCGATGTCTTTTGAGGAATTTAGTACTtatggaaaaataaaacatatttcTTTTCTGGCAGAGTTTCTAGCTGAAGAAGAACCTGATGCATCTGCTCCTTTACAAGTTTCTGAAGATATGGTTGAGGATGATATATCATCAAGGTATTTATTGATCACCGAGAAATTTTAATCCGTGCACCTCGATGCTGTATGTACTCTCCTCTTTAAATTACTAAGCACACGGATGCGTAATGCTATGCTCACttaatttttttggtaaaaatgaaaattagcaATACCTcgaatttttttaaacaaagaGTGTTTTTGGAAgcatttttgttaaaaattcaaattatgaaatatatatagtttgAGAGCTCCTCAAGTAGATGAAAATGAATAAAAGGGACCCATAAAACCGGCTCCAAGTACTTTGAGATGATGTTCAATATACATCAGCAATGCATTGTTTCTTGGAAAGAAAAGTGTCGTGAaactaattgaactaaaagcttaagcttgAAGTTaacaattcatattaatatctaaaTACCCCGCATGTGAATGCCCACTGGGTTTGAAGCGTGAACAACGTAGGCCCATCttaccatgtgttgaaattaaatcaacaaatgagTTGCCAGGAATCGAACCTCGGATCACTTGGTCAGAGAGGctttgataccatgtcatgaaaccaattgaactaaaagtttaagctgatagttaaagcccaattcatattaatatgtGACACATCCCTGCACGTGAATGCCAACTAGGTTTGAAGCGTGAATAACACATGCCCATCttaccatgtgttgaaattaaatcaacaaatgggATTGCCAGGAATCGAATCCTTGATCATTTGATCAAAGAGGctttgataccatgtcatgaaaccaattgaactaagaaagcttaagctgatagttaatgTCCCAATTCATATTGATATCTGACAAAAAGAAAGAGTTGTCCTAGGATATACTTATATCCCTATCCCTTTAGAGGTCGATGTAAAGAATACGTATTGAAATACTGAATTTTTGGATGAAGGTTTAAAGCTTTCTCTAAAGCAAGACACATGATTGTGGCATAGGATCCTTGGAAGCAAGTTTCCGCTAACCCTAGAATAATTAGGATAATTAAATCCAATACCCTGAATCTTGGTGTCCAGTCAAACATCATAAAACATTACAATGGTGTTCCTAAGTATGAGCTTGGATTAGATTtcacctatgttgcacggaaactctgcTTCATTAGCATTTCTGTGTTTCCGTTTCGATTACCATTTCCTATCtaaattttcttaaaaataacgTTTCCCGGTGTGTCCGTGTCGGCTTCAGTGCAACATAGGATTTCACTATTCTTCTTTCGCAAATGTTCTATTTGGAGAGAGAGATCACTGATCCATTTTGTTTTTGTCAAATGCTTTTATGGTTTGGATACCAATTCTATATACTTTACTGTACCAAATGATTTGTTGAGAATAATTTTAGATATGGAATCTTTTCAACTATACTTCTCAGCTTTTATTTGTGAAAGTGAAAGTAAGTCAAAATACATTTCTTGCTGTTAGGCTCctaatttcaaaatttatggAGAATATAAGAAGTTTTAGaaagtaaaattaaaaatgagcAATTCAAGTTTTATGGTTGTATAGTTTAGGAATGATACCATAGCTCTCTTAAGCATGTAAATGATCCTCATAAATTGGTAGATATAATTATCCCAAAAGGAGCGAAActattttattgaattttaagtacttggttgatatgatttcttttttgacattaaaattgcatttctagACTAATATTTGATAACATTTTGAGTTCAGCATGGTAAATATTTTACTTTCTATAATATTATGAATGTGAACCGAATCTTACAATTCACGAGTCACGATTTACAAAATGAGGATTTCGATACACGAGTTGAGTCTCGATTTGACAACTATGATCTCGACTCCTTTTGTTCCTTGAATGATATCATTTGaagtttctttttttcttttatgattCTCTTATTAAGTTCATCCTTGACAGGGCTGGTAACTTAGTTCTACCAAACTTAGGTGCAGAAGTAACGAGTGATGTATCCTCTTCTTCTGGACCAGTTAAATTGGAAGACCTACAAAGAATATTGAGTAACATTGGGCAAGGAGGTACTTTCGAGATAGTGAATTCCGCACTTCCACACTTCtctttatttgttaattttagaaCTTTGACTTGTTTGATTTGATGAAATTATGCTGCAGGTAGTGCTGAAGATCCAGATGGAGGTATGTACCAACCTTTGTGTTTTATATGCAATAGCCTgtacaatttttttattgttctccTTTTTGGACTTGTTGGATatctttcatatttttaattcaaaaaaacaatgattttatttatttatttttggtttatGAATCTAAAGTTTCCATGATTGTCATGATTCACTTTTGGTATTTGAAGATGGAAAAATTGGTagcaatataggcttaatacatccctATCTCCCTGCACTTGTCCAAAAAAGTCAATTGCCTCCTATACTTTTAAAATGTTCAATTTAcctcctaaacttgtttaaagtggcCCATTAATCCCCTCCTAAAATCCACGTGGCGAAGTAACGAGAGATTTTGGAAAAGTTGAAATGCGTACACTTTAAGAAAGTTCAGTGGGGGctaatagatcactttaagAAACAACAAGAGTGAGCCAAACACTAACCCTAGAGTGTATAATTACAAATATAAGCCTAATATATATAAACCTATCAGTAAATAGGTACCTTTCAGAGTGTCAATTGGTCACTTTAACCAAGTTCAGTGGttaaatataactttttcaaaGTACAGGGGGAGTTGACTTTCTTGGACAAATACATGAGGCTAAAGATGTATTAAGCCTCGTTTTCCCTTTTTCCCAGTATTCTAGAAGTTTGAACCTATATTGCACGGAGACTTCTAGTTAGTAGTGTTTCTTCTTTTCATGTCCGTGTCCATTTCGTGTCTTTGTCCATTTTCGTTTCTAGGCTATTTTATGagggttatgttttagaaataacgtttgcCATGTCTGTTTCTGTGTCCGTGTccgtgtccgtgcaacataggtttGAACAAATTCAATTGAACGCAAAAGACTAACAACTTggatataaaagaaaaatggcTTACTATATCAGGAGCCCGTTAAACTTGGCCTAAAAAGCTAATTGGCCCCCTAGACTTACAAAGTGTCTTGTTAGcccctgaacttacataaaatcaTCTATTAGCCACCTTAATATGTTTAAAGTGACTTATTggcccctcaacttgcttaaaatgatacAAATTCCAAATTCAATCACATGTGGAGTTAGGGAGCTAATCATGTCACTTTTagcaagttaagggggctaaCGAGACACTTTGTAAGTTAAGGGGGCCAATCAGCTTTTTGGGCCAAGTTCAGGGATtaattgatcttttttttttggtttcaatctatCAATAGATCCATTATCTTTATTGTGATCTCAGGTGTAAATAGTACTGCATAAAATTATCTCAGTTTCTTCGGTGCAACTAATTTATGGTGGTTTCTTTTGTTGCTAGGCTTAGGACTAGGGGATATTCTGAAGCCTGATTTGATAATGCCACTGATCGATACATTGCCATTAGAAGAAAGACTAGGGGCATATTTACCTGAGGTATGGAATGGAATGGTCCTTTGTTTTGAGATCTCTTATCCATTGCTGTATTCTGAGGTATTTTGCGGTCCAGGGTCCATGGAGCGCAGAAGATATTCTGGAGTTACTTCAGAGTCCACCTTTTCGTCAACAAATGGATTCTTTTACATATGTGAGATAATGCTGTTCTACCTACTTTGTTTTTTgtgggttaaatgcaccattggtcactgaactttcatggttgtctcaaaatggttaATCAAATTTCTCTCAATAAAAGTCACTTTGGCAACTTCAAGAGCAAAAAAACACCGGAAATATGATGTGGTTTCTATGGTACTAGTCAACTTTCACTTTTGACCGAAACGACACTTGGCTACCACCTGGTTTCGGTCAAGTAGGTGGCAGCCACATGTCAGCTAAGTGGTAGCCACGTTTCGTTTCGGTGAGCGGTGAAAGTTGACTGACGTGAAAGATACGTCATCTTTCTGATGACTTAGAATCAGTTTGTCATTGCAGAACGTGTTTTGGGGGAAAGTGTGGAAAAAAGCTGACGAGTGTTTggtaaaaacacaataaaagtcgagaaataaaaaataaagaatataTAATATTAGGTTATATTGAGAGTTATGACTTGAAAAAATTTAATATCAGCTTTCTTAATAAGTTGCAGCAACTACTTTCCCTAAAAGCTACAAATTGTAGCTTTTCCCGAAAGCAATTTTCCCAGCTTTTAAGGAAAGAAGTTTTACCGAATGCTGCTTTTAACGGGGAAAACAATGCCAAACGTTCCcttaattgagacaaaattcaaagttgaatgattttcttgagacaaattgaagttgagtgaccattttgaacAACCATGAAAGTTCAGTGAACAACGAAGCATTTAACCCAGTTTTTtgcttatgtttgaggttctagCCAATTCAGccctttgttttgttttgttttttcttataGGTGCTTCGAACTGGACAAGTAGATTTGTCCCAATTTGGGATTGATCCTAGTAAATGTAAGTGATTTGAAATCTTACTGCTTATTTGATTCTCATTATCTTTATTGAAGAAGTAATTTGACACAAAAGCGGAGATACCTAAAgaaattttgagagagaaaatcGCAAATCTTAGAGATGATTTCTAGGAAATCCGGAGTTTGAGTtaggagttcttatattaagcatccgGTCTTTCATTTCATGGAGGAtccccaattcacatttggatatGTGTGTTGTGACCCCActgaataattaaaatagtggggcatcttataatatgtgtgggTCCGTATTAcatatgtcaaaatatgtatggaaggtccTCCGTTCATGTCGGGTACTTCTAATAATTTCCCTGAGTTAGACCGAAAATCGTGAGTTGTGATAGGTATTTGGTTCGAGTTTGAGAGAAAATTGTTGGCCTTTCTCAAATTTAATATATGAGCTTTTTTTACTTAAAGTTTTGGGCGTAGTTGTCAAATTGAAATTCGACTCGTGAATCAAAATTCACATTTTGTGGCTCGTGACTTGTTGAATTGTAAGATTTGGTTCAAAGTCATAATATTGTAAAATAACGAAACATTTACCATGTTGAactcaaaatattatcaaatatcgaaatgcaattttaatgtcaaaaagaaaaaaaatcatatcaaccaagtacttaaaattcaaatttaatgcaaatgcaatcctaataaaactaattcacaAATTGGACTATGTTTAATAACTTAGTGGAGATGGACAGTTTGATTTTTTGCCATGTTGTTAACTTGGTAACGATGGAATGGAACTAGTTTGAGTTGATAACTTGATAAATTACAATCGGACTAGAGGAGAATGAGTTTAGTAGTTagtgttgttgaagtttttgatAACAATGATTAGGATCCGGCTCAAAGTAGAGCTGAATCGAATCGAATCGTACGAATGGAATCTTAAAATTCTAATAACAGTGATATCATTTTTCCGGTGTCGTTTTGCTCTTGAAGTCGTCGGAGTGACTTTGTTGAGACAAAATTCATGgttgaataattttattgagataaattgaagttgagtgaccattttgaggcAACCATGAAAATTCAGTGACCAACGGTGCATTTAACCACCGCTTTCTAAGTCACTTCCACATTTCAAGAAGCCTTCTTGCAGTAGTTATAAGTAATAAAGAAGTGTATATTAGTTTAATCTTTCACGTTGCAGCTAAGTTCACAATGgttttaagtaataaagaagTGTATATTAGATAATAAATACACTGTCGCAGGGGTTAAATGCAccgttggtcactgaactttcatggttatttcaaaatgttcacacaatttcaatttgtctcaataaaatcactagAAAAGTGACGTGGTTCCGATGTGAGCGGTAGTTAACTTTCACTGCTGACCGAAACACGTGGCTGCCACCTAGATGACTGAAATGACACGTTGGCTAGGTGGTAGCCACGTGTCATTCCAGTTAGCTAGCTGGCAAACACTTGTCGTTTCGATCAGCGATGAAAGTTGACTAGTGCTGATGTGGAAGCcgtatttttggtgtttttgcTCTTGAAGTTGCCAGAGTGACTTTAGTAAGACAAAATTTAAAGTTTAATAATTTtatgggttaattacaaaaaactaccctgtggtttggaCTTTTTGCGATGTGGTcaaaattctgttaaaaagaTGATGTGGCACAGGGGCAATTtgggaaattcgatttttttatttttagtttttagttttttctctctccttcttcatcgtgttcttcttcttcttcttctcctccattttcttcttcttctcctccattttcttcttctccttcttcctctcttcttttcttcttcctatttttttctttttagttttttccgtctaattttttatttctggaaattccagactggaatttccagacgtgAATCTTcacgtctggaaattccagatttctggaatttccagattcacgtctggaaattccagaaatctggaatttccagaaatcgggaaattccagaaatctggaatttccagacgtgATTCACGTCTGGAATTTCACGTCTGGAAATTCCCGATTTCTGGAATTTCCCGATTTCTGGAACTTCcaaatttctggaatttccataaatctaaaaaaaattagaagaaaaacagaaaaagaaaaaaatagaaagaagaagaagaaaagggaggaggagaagaagaaaagggaggaggaggaggagaagaagaagaaaagggagaaagaaaaaactaaaaattaaaataaaaataaaaaaatcgaatttcccaAATTGCTCCTGTGCCACGTCATCTGTTTAACAGAATTTTGACAGTCTCCTTTATTTGTCTAACGGTGACAACCACAGGGTtgtgtttgtaacaaaaaataccacaggtaccacatcgcaaaaagtccaaaccacagggtagttttttgtaattaaccctaattttattgagacaaattgaagttcagtgaccaatggaGCATTTAACCCGTTATAAGCTATGTTGACACTCCTCTTTAGTAGAGTTTCGAGTCCATATCTATTTTTGTTTAAAGGCTATttggttatgttttagaaataacgtttccggTGTCCTTTTCCATGTCCGAAAAAGAAGTGTATATTAGATAATAAATGAATTGGTATTGGGGCTAATTATGAGTTCAATCTTTGACATTGCAGTTAAGTTCACAGTTCTATCTTTTCTGGAGGAGTTAGAAGATTCAGTATTGAACGCATCTGAAGAATCAAGTCGAGACGACAAGGATTTAACATCTCAGTCATGCGACCGAAGCGAACCGATGGACGAGAGCCGCTAGATGCGGCAGCATTCTATGTGATCGTGTTGTGTATTTCTCGTGCTCAGGTATTACAGGAGTAGAGAATGATTTACCTTCTATTACCTAAAATTTATGCCTTTTTTAGTTCTTTCTTTAAAAAACTGGTAGGGGTGGGGGAAGATAAAACGGTAAAACTTCAAAGGGTTTTTTACAGTTTAACTTTGTGGTTAAATTATACACAGAAGAACAACTTGAAAATTTCCCCATATGATTGGTCAATTTCATTGATGAAGATTCAGATATTGTAATTCTCAGATGGTCAATTGTGTGTGTTTGTCTGTTTTAAACTAGAAGAATTGCACTGTGACGGGTTTAGGATTTACTGACATGGGGTGTTTGTGGTGGTCTCTCGTGATTTATGGGTGCTAAATCGATATTTTTTGGGTGTTTTTACATAAAACATTAAAACCTCGTACACAGTTTCCAtggaattttttataatttccgACGACCAGTGGGTGCTCAAGCCCCTCCTAGCTCTCCCTGGATCCGTCCCTGATTGCACAAGTGACAGATCTAGGATTCACTGATAGTGGGGTGCTTGTGGTGGTCTTGATATTTTTTGGATGTTACACAAAAAAGTATACAGTTTTTATGGAATTTTTGACATAAATTCCCTGGACATGGAATTGCATGATAATAGAAGTCGATTGCTATTCACCGCCCTTAAATTAATGATCATCGCCTTTTCTTGGACacttttgcccttttcattttttaaattcaaaaactgaaattctctcaaatttCTTTGAAATTCAAAAACCCGAACAACATTCATGGGACTTAAACACGGTAGAAGAAAAAGACTAATGATTCCTCGGAtaagtatttttatttgaaaatcgaaTCGAAAATACGAGTTCCGTCTCCGGATTTGGAGATAAGCTCGTTGAATATGTGCTAAACGGGTGAGTCACACCACCTGACCTAGGCAGCAAACGGATGAGCTATCCGTTTTCGCTTAGGCATGCAGAAATGGTAGTTCATCCGTTTCTGCCTAGGCCAGGTGGTGTGAGTCACCCGTTTAGGCCAATTtggatgatttttttaatatactgaTTGGATCAGGTAGTTTTTGGAGACGAATTTCAATTAGTGTAAATAGAAACTGTAGTTATTCGATTTCCTCGATGTTCTCGGATCCATTTTTTAGAAAACCAATTTTTGGCTCGGGAGAGAGGATATTAAGTTtttgaatggaaaaatgaaaaagggcGAAAATGTCCAAGAggggcggtgataagtaatttggggacGGTGAATAGTAAAGTTTCATGATCCACAAACATTGAAAGGTTTAACCCAAACTtgtagttgttaaaggcgcgctCGAGGCACGTGAGGCGCATTTTATTACTAGTTAAAACATAAACCAAAAAAACACTTTTGACCACACAAAAAAGACCACATAAAAGAATTTAAATGTTAAAAACATAAGTTAAGTTCATACTTTATAGAGACATACTCATATACTTagatgcaattttatccttaatgttGGTAGAAAAATGCAAATTTACGTTTAACGTTgataagtttgatcaatttaaaaaataatttatcaagcTGTTTTCTCA of the Euphorbia lathyris chromosome 7, ddEupLath1.1, whole genome shotgun sequence genome contains:
- the LOC136201280 gene encoding 26S proteasome regulatory subunit RPN13 — protein: MDSSSTQDFPAMQEIMLEFRAGKMRLENKKVVPDTRKGLVRIARGDEGLVHFQWLDRVQNVMEDDQIIFPDEAVFEKVNQASGRVYILKFNTDDRKFFFWMQEPKVEDDWQLCSSVNYFINRPLEFLAEEEPDASAPLQVSEDMVEDDISSRAGNLVLPNLGAEVTSDVSSSSGPVKLEDLQRILSNIGQGGSAEDPDGGLGLGDILKPDLIMPLIDTLPLEERLGAYLPEGPWSAEDILELLQSPPFRQQMDSFTYVLRTGQVDLSQFGIDPSKFKFTVLSFLEELEDSVLNASEESSRDDKDLTSQSCDRSEPMDESR